From the Fibrobacter sp. UWB11 genome, one window contains:
- a CDS encoding nucleobase:cation symporter-2 family protein codes for MKTSDNIYQLDGRVPLLQAIPFGLQHVLAMFVSNITPIIILANVVGIEKGITASLIQNCMIIASIGTLIQLYPIWKIGSRLPIVMGISFTFLSVSIAIGTTQGMGTLMGAVIVGGIVEGLLGLCAKYWLKLIPHIVAATVVTSIGFSLLPIGANSFAGGQGAADFGSAQNWIVGSVTLLTCLLTQIFAKGFLRSLSVLVGLIVGYVLALCMGMVDFSGLANSSIIALPKILPFTPEFHLGAILSVVAIYLVSATETVGDSSALCSGALKRQIHKVEMGGAISCDGFVSTISGLFGCTPITSFSQNVGLASLSGVVNRFAIATSAGIMLLGGLFPPIGTLLTTIPQAVLGGCTIMMFGSILFAGFGMIAKSGFSQRNMIIVSMSLSVGLGFTSASKMFQIFPQTIQTIFAENCVAVVFLLAVALNLVLPKEKEEQTK; via the coding sequence ATGAAGACTTCGGACAACATTTATCAACTTGACGGACGCGTTCCGCTTTTGCAGGCGATACCTTTCGGCTTACAGCATGTACTCGCCATGTTCGTGAGCAACATTACCCCCATCATCATCCTTGCAAATGTTGTCGGGATCGAAAAGGGCATCACCGCTTCGCTTATCCAAAATTGCATGATTATCGCGAGCATCGGCACACTCATCCAGCTCTACCCCATCTGGAAAATCGGTTCCAGGCTCCCTATCGTAATGGGCATCAGCTTTACGTTTCTCTCCGTTTCCATTGCAATCGGCACTACGCAAGGCATGGGAACGCTCATGGGAGCGGTTATCGTTGGCGGTATTGTCGAAGGTTTGCTCGGTCTTTGCGCTAAATACTGGCTCAAGCTCATCCCGCACATCGTTGCGGCCACGGTCGTCACATCCATCGGATTTTCGCTTTTGCCCATCGGCGCAAACTCATTTGCCGGCGGCCAAGGCGCCGCTGACTTCGGTTCCGCACAGAACTGGATTGTTGGTAGCGTCACACTCCTCACTTGCTTGCTCACGCAGATTTTTGCAAAAGGATTCCTGCGTTCACTCTCCGTTTTGGTTGGCCTCATCGTGGGTTACGTTCTCGCACTTTGCATGGGCATGGTTGATTTCTCCGGACTTGCCAACAGCAGCATTATCGCGCTCCCGAAGATTCTCCCGTTCACTCCGGAATTCCACCTCGGTGCAATCCTCTCCGTTGTCGCGATTTACCTTGTCTCCGCTACAGAAACAGTCGGTGACTCCAGCGCCCTTTGCAGCGGTGCCCTCAAGCGCCAGATCCACAAAGTCGAAATGGGAGGCGCCATCAGCTGTGACGGCTTCGTAAGCACCATCTCCGGCCTCTTCGGTTGCACACCGATTACGTCCTTCAGCCAGAACGTTGGTCTCGCTTCACTCTCCGGCGTCGTGAACCGCTTTGCCATTGCGACAAGCGCAGGCATCATGCTCCTCGGCGGCCTCTTCCCGCCTATCGGCACGCTCCTCACGACCATCCCGCAAGCTGTTCTCGGCGGCTGCACCATCATGATGTTCGGCTCCATCCTCTTCGCCGGTTTCGGCATGATCGCCAAGAGCGGATTCTCGCAGCGCAACATGATTATCGTCAGCATGTCGCTCAGCGTGGGCCTCGGCTTTACTTCGGCCTCCAAGATGTTCCAAATCTTCCCGCAAACCATCCAGACCATCTTCGCAGAAAACTGCGTGGCCGTCGTATTCCTCCTCGCCGTAGCATTGAACCTGGTGCTCCCCAAAGAGAAAGAAGAACAAACAAAATAA
- the leuS gene encoding leucine--tRNA ligase, with product MAKYNPQEIETKWQAYWEEHQTFKTGEDKSKPKYYCLDMFPYPSGAGLHVGHPEGYTATDIICRYKRSRGFNVLHPMGWDAFGLPAEQYAIQTGTHPAITTKKNCDNFRRQIKRLGLSYDWNKEVNTTDPKYYKWTQWIFKRLYGTWFDEDQQKGRPIEELPIPADVEAKGKDEVRKYRDGKRLAYYADAQVWWCKHCKIVCANEEVLNDGSHEKCGTKEVERRNLKQWLMRIPHYGDRLLKGLDKLDWPQGVKDMQKNWIGKSYGAEVDFPIADANGKPTEKKLRVYTTRCDTLFGATYMVVAPEHAMVPELTTAEQKAAVEEYVHAAALKSDLDRTELAKEKTGVFTGSYAVNPLTGTKIPVWVADYVLTGYGTGAIMAVPAHDTRDFDFAKKFNLPVICIMEPDASCPEDVRPKVLAGDACWAADGTYINSENATLCLNGLNKKQGIAKVIEWLEANKIGKATVNYKLRDWLFSRQRYWGEPFPIIHWEDGEISTVDDAELPVLLPELKDYKPGDGGQSPLANATEWLQVTDKNGRKGIRETNTMPQWAGSCWYYLRYIDACNGDAFVAKELEKYWMPVDLYVGGAEHAVLHLLYSRFWHKVLFDLGLVSTDEPFQKLFNQGMILAFAYEDAAGSKVPTDEVEEKNGKYFKKGTDIELKQIVAKMSKSLKNVVNPDDVVRDYGADSLRLYEMFMGPLDAVKPWQTKGIEGMNRFLGRAWRSVVGDSDEAPVFVDETAPETIEKVMHQTVIKVTSDIENMNFNTAISQLMIFNNEMMKMDKRYREPCETFVKLLHPFAPHIAEEMWSILGHNESLTNVAWPEADHSKAVENTVEVVFQVNGKVRAKASVAKDLDKAALEKLALDNDRVKEFTKGMQVVKSIVVPGKLVNIVVKPA from the coding sequence ATGGCAAAGTATAATCCGCAAGAAATCGAAACCAAGTGGCAAGCCTACTGGGAAGAACATCAGACGTTTAAGACTGGCGAAGACAAGTCCAAGCCGAAGTATTACTGCTTGGATATGTTCCCGTACCCGAGTGGTGCTGGCCTCCATGTGGGCCACCCGGAAGGTTACACTGCAACGGATATCATTTGCCGCTATAAGCGCAGCCGCGGTTTCAATGTGCTTCACCCGATGGGTTGGGACGCTTTCGGCCTCCCCGCTGAACAGTACGCCATTCAGACCGGTACGCACCCGGCCATTACCACCAAGAAGAACTGCGACAATTTCCGCCGCCAGATCAAGCGCCTCGGTCTTTCTTACGACTGGAACAAGGAAGTCAACACCACCGACCCGAAGTATTACAAGTGGACGCAGTGGATTTTCAAGCGCCTTTACGGCACCTGGTTCGATGAAGACCAGCAGAAGGGCCGCCCGATTGAAGAACTCCCGATCCCGGCCGATGTAGAAGCCAAGGGCAAGGACGAAGTCCGCAAGTACCGCGATGGCAAACGCCTCGCTTATTACGCCGATGCACAGGTGTGGTGGTGCAAGCACTGCAAGATTGTCTGCGCTAACGAAGAAGTTTTGAACGACGGTTCTCACGAAAAGTGCGGTACCAAGGAAGTCGAACGCCGTAACCTCAAGCAGTGGCTCATGCGTATCCCGCATTATGGCGACCGCCTCTTGAAGGGCCTCGACAAACTCGACTGGCCGCAGGGCGTGAAGGACATGCAGAAGAACTGGATCGGCAAGAGCTACGGTGCCGAAGTGGATTTCCCGATTGCCGACGCTAACGGCAAGCCGACAGAAAAGAAGCTCCGCGTTTACACAACCCGTTGCGATACGCTGTTCGGTGCAACCTACATGGTCGTCGCCCCGGAACACGCTATGGTGCCGGAACTCACGACTGCCGAACAGAAGGCCGCCGTGGAAGAATACGTGCACGCCGCCGCCTTGAAGAGCGATCTTGACCGTACCGAACTCGCCAAGGAAAAGACCGGCGTGTTTACTGGTTCTTACGCTGTGAACCCGCTCACTGGCACGAAGATTCCGGTGTGGGTTGCTGACTACGTTTTGACGGGCTATGGCACTGGCGCTATCATGGCTGTGCCGGCTCACGATACTCGCGACTTTGACTTTGCAAAGAAGTTCAACCTCCCGGTGATCTGCATCATGGAACCGGATGCAAGCTGCCCCGAAGACGTTCGCCCGAAGGTCCTTGCAGGGGACGCTTGCTGGGCTGCCGACGGCACCTACATCAACAGCGAAAATGCAACGCTCTGCCTGAACGGTCTCAACAAGAAGCAGGGTATCGCCAAGGTCATCGAATGGCTCGAAGCCAACAAGATCGGTAAGGCTACCGTGAACTACAAGCTCCGCGACTGGCTCTTCAGCCGTCAGCGCTACTGGGGTGAACCGTTCCCGATTATCCACTGGGAAGATGGCGAAATCTCTACGGTGGACGATGCCGAACTTCCGGTGCTCTTGCCGGAACTCAAGGACTACAAGCCGGGTGACGGCGGACAGTCCCCGCTCGCAAACGCCACCGAATGGCTCCAGGTTACGGACAAGAACGGCCGCAAGGGTATCCGCGAAACGAACACCATGCCGCAGTGGGCAGGTTCTTGCTGGTATTACCTCCGCTACATCGACGCTTGCAACGGCGACGCATTTGTGGCAAAGGAACTTGAAAAGTACTGGATGCCGGTGGACCTCTATGTGGGTGGTGCCGAACACGCCGTGCTTCACTTGCTCTACAGCCGTTTCTGGCACAAGGTTTTGTTCGATCTCGGCCTCGTCTCTACCGACGAACCGTTCCAGAAGCTCTTCAACCAGGGCATGATTCTTGCCTTTGCATACGAAGATGCCGCTGGCTCCAAGGTCCCGACTGACGAAGTCGAAGAAAAGAACGGCAAGTACTTCAAGAAGGGTACTGACATCGAACTCAAGCAGATCGTGGCGAAGATGAGTAAGTCCCTCAAGAACGTCGTGAACCCCGATGACGTTGTGCGCGACTACGGTGCTGACAGCCTTCGTTTGTACGAAATGTTCATGGGCCCGCTGGACGCCGTGAAGCCGTGGCAGACCAAGGGCATTGAAGGCATGAACCGCTTCCTCGGCCGCGCCTGGCGTTCTGTTGTCGGCGACAGCGATGAAGCCCCGGTGTTCGTTGACGAAACTGCTCCCGAGACAATCGAGAAGGTGATGCACCAGACCGTCATCAAGGTCACGAGCGACATCGAAAACATGAACTTCAACACCGCGATTAGCCAGCTGATGATCTTCAACAACGAAATGATGAAGATGGACAAGCGCTACCGCGAACCGTGCGAAACCTTCGTCAAGTTGTTGCACCCGTTTGCCCCGCACATCGCCGAAGAAATGTGGAGCATCCTCGGCCACAACGAATCGCTCACGAACGTCGCCTGGCCCGAAGCCGACCACTCCAAGGCTGTGGAAAACACCGTGGAAGTCGTGTTCCAGGTGAACGGCAAGGTCCGCGCGAAGGCATCTGTCGCCAAGGACTTGGACAAGGCTGCTTTGGAAAAGCTTGCACTTGACAACGATCGCGTCAAGGAATTTACCAAGGGTATGCAGGTTGTCAAGTCGATTGTTGTGCCGGGTAAGTTGGTCAATATCGTTGTCAAGCCGGCATAA
- a CDS encoding DUF3793 family protein encodes MIENIDSRLVRHCAPTLAGLKTANLFCLDDADGVLLCNILARWNRVLNPKGVSARIVAERCGRYFIYVYRNSALQELGNSYEIRDFLKGFGYIGFDVESLLNFFQVRMARSVCFPHEVGVFLGYPLQDVKDFIAYGGKNYKVIGCWKVYNDVPNSMHIFDVYKKCHKIFNERFEQGDSLDELTVAS; translated from the coding sequence ATGATTGAAAATATCGATTCTCGCCTTGTTCGCCATTGCGCTCCGACGCTTGCCGGTCTTAAAACGGCAAATTTATTTTGCCTTGATGATGCGGATGGTGTTTTGCTTTGCAATATTTTGGCTCGTTGGAATCGCGTATTGAATCCTAAGGGCGTTTCGGCTCGCATTGTTGCAGAACGATGTGGCCGTTATTTTATATATGTCTACCGAAATAGCGCTTTACAGGAGTTGGGTAATTCTTATGAGATTAGGGATTTTTTGAAAGGTTTTGGCTACATCGGGTTTGATGTAGAGTCGTTATTGAATTTTTTCCAAGTGCGCATGGCGCGTTCCGTTTGTTTCCCTCATGAAGTGGGAGTGTTTTTAGGTTACCCGTTGCAAGATGTGAAAGATTTTATTGCATATGGTGGAAAAAATTACAAGGTGATAGGGTGTTGGAAAGTTTATAACGATGTACCGAATTCGATGCATATCTTTGATGTTTACAAAAAATGTCACAAGATTTTCAATGAGCGTTTTGAACAGGGCGATTCTTTGGATGAATTGACTGTGGCAAGTTAA
- a CDS encoding FeoA family protein, producing the protein MGCNCGCGGKTSTKKWNLEPKFSDLKKGDKVEILGYNEGDARYKSKLLSMGLVRGVTLEVLQIAPLGDPIEVSVLSYRLSLRKQEANVLKLKRV; encoded by the coding sequence ATGGGTTGTAATTGCGGTTGTGGAGGCAAAACCTCTACAAAGAAATGGAATCTTGAACCAAAGTTTTCTGACCTCAAGAAAGGTGATAAGGTGGAAATCCTTGGTTATAACGAGGGCGATGCCCGCTACAAGTCCAAATTGCTTTCTATGGGACTTGTGCGTGGCGTGACGCTTGAAGTCTTGCAGATTGCACCTCTCGGGGATCCGATCGAGGTGAGTGTTTTGTCGTACCGTCTGTCGCTTCGCAAGCAAGAAGCGAACGTTCTTAAATTGAAGAGGGTCTAA
- a CDS encoding metal-dependent transcriptional regulator, with the protein MENNHVKLSQSLEDYLEMVHMLRLANGIARVKDIAAALSVKMPSVAKAILELKKLGLVTQEPYSGVELTEEGRKAAADVLNRHILLKGFLIRLGVSEAIADKDACSMEHILSAETLSTIEDFMKRGNEGAVAKKANALKAKKGK; encoded by the coding sequence ATGGAAAACAATCACGTGAAGCTCAGCCAGAGTCTCGAAGACTACTTGGAAATGGTGCACATGCTTCGCTTGGCGAACGGGATTGCCCGTGTCAAGGATATTGCCGCCGCCCTTTCTGTGAAGATGCCTTCTGTGGCAAAAGCGATTCTTGAACTTAAAAAGCTGGGCCTTGTGACTCAGGAACCCTATAGCGGTGTGGAACTCACCGAAGAAGGGCGTAAGGCGGCTGCCGATGTGCTGAACCGCCATATTCTTTTGAAGGGTTTTTTGATCCGTCTGGGCGTTTCCGAAGCTATTGCTGACAAGGACGCCTGCAGCATGGAGCATATTCTTTCTGCTGAAACTCTTTCGACAATTGAAGACTTCATGAAGAGGGGAAATGAAGGCGCTGTTGCGAAAAAGGCGAATGCTTTAAAGGCAAAAAAAGGAAAATAA
- a CDS encoding co-chaperone YbbN, whose translation MNILKKSFFSNAIAFATAAVLAVGSVSQAQAKNTDSEDIRIVKVDDSNFEKEILHSKTPVILEISSTSCPPCLVMIPTLIGIAKNYRDIKVASVGIDEPGIDKIKNTLPIQAFPTFFLIKNGQIVNRLVGVVKEEQLLQALDYTPKAVKQQAKKPAKKTGKDRNLVCKVNGQFHGLKNLVTISFVFGDTEIKNVDIVTDVFVPPEMYDKREEMMAHIQASGKGEVTPTMAGFQMHIDNDCRFMKAMDMKRTSTYGEMRAGLELQGFKCE comes from the coding sequence ATGAACATTTTAAAAAAAAGCTTTTTCTCAAACGCAATCGCATTTGCTACAGCGGCAGTCCTTGCCGTAGGTAGCGTTTCGCAGGCACAAGCAAAGAACACAGATAGCGAAGACATTCGAATCGTCAAAGTAGATGACAGCAATTTCGAAAAAGAAATTCTGCACTCCAAGACACCGGTCATCCTTGAAATTTCATCGACCAGCTGCCCTCCGTGTCTCGTGATGATTCCGACTCTCATTGGCATCGCCAAGAACTACCGCGACATCAAAGTGGCCTCCGTCGGCATTGACGAGCCCGGCATAGACAAAATAAAGAACACACTCCCAATCCAAGCATTCCCTACATTTTTCCTCATCAAAAACGGACAAATCGTAAACCGTCTCGTCGGCGTTGTTAAAGAAGAACAACTCTTGCAGGCGCTCGATTACACGCCCAAAGCCGTCAAGCAGCAAGCCAAGAAGCCTGCGAAAAAGACCGGCAAAGACAGAAATCTTGTCTGCAAAGTAAACGGTCAATTTCATGGACTCAAAAACCTCGTCACAATTTCATTCGTATTCGGCGACACCGAAATCAAAAATGTCGACATCGTTACAGACGTATTCGTTCCACCAGAGATGTACGACAAGCGCGAAGAAATGATGGCACACATACAAGCAAGCGGCAAAGGCGAAGTCACCCCGACCATGGCCGGATTCCAAATGCACATCGACAACGATTGCCGCTTTATGAAAGCGATGGACATGAAACGCACATCCACCTATGGCGAAATGCGCGCCGGTCTCGAGCTGCAAGGTTTTAAGTGCGAATAA
- a CDS encoding xanthine phosphoribosyltransferase — translation MNFLEQKILADGVVKPGNVLKVDSFLNHQIDIRLMHKIGEEFKRRFADVEFNKVLTIEASGIAIAAFIAYLNDVPVVFAKKGQTVNSTDDKYVAKAYSFTHKKFNDIFVSRPYLKPTDKILIVDDFLADGEASKALIDLVKQAGAELVGVGIAIEKGMQPGGAKLRAAGIRLESIAIVDSMDPETGFIKFREQ, via the coding sequence ATGAACTTTCTTGAGCAGAAAATCCTTGCCGATGGCGTCGTCAAGCCCGGCAACGTTCTTAAGGTTGACAGTTTCCTGAACCATCAAATTGATATTCGCCTGATGCACAAAATCGGCGAAGAGTTCAAGCGTCGTTTTGCCGATGTTGAGTTCAACAAGGTTCTCACCATCGAAGCTAGCGGCATCGCCATCGCGGCATTTATCGCCTATCTAAACGATGTTCCGGTCGTTTTCGCAAAGAAAGGTCAGACCGTCAACAGCACCGACGATAAATACGTGGCAAAGGCCTACTCTTTCACGCACAAAAAATTCAACGATATTTTCGTTTCGCGCCCGTACCTCAAGCCGACCGACAAGATTCTGATTGTTGACGACTTCCTTGCGGATGGTGAAGCAAGCAAGGCGCTTATCGATCTCGTGAAGCAAGCAGGCGCCGAACTCGTCGGTGTCGGCATCGCCATCGAAAAGGGCATGCAGCCCGGTGGCGCAAAGCTCCGTGCTGCAGGCATACGCCTGGAATCCATAGCCATCGTCGATAGCATGGACCCCGAAACCGGATTTATCAAGTTCCGCGAACAATAA
- the feoB gene encoding ferrous iron transport protein B, whose protein sequence is MAPKLFTIAIAGNPNCGKTALFNALTGARQSVGNWPGVTVEKKEGFFELGNQHIRVVDLPGTYALFANAEDERAAVDYLLTREADLIVNIIDASNIERNLFLTSQLVDMQIPMVIAANMIDIAEKRGLHLDLDVLAERFGVPVIPLSAVNERSITNFISEMAHVVAGKKMTPKAIHYGENVENAVKYLEPQVEPVAKLLGTDARWVSLMYLGNEKSYADKFAEAKVKINKAEVTKMLNEESEFAMADARYSLAHEIAGKTILSNRSKRTWSDKLDSVLLNRWASLPIFLLVMYLVFWVAVTIGSAFIDFFDVLFGAIFVDGLGYLLTDVFHAPGFVSAILADGIGAGIQTVSTFIPVIFFMFLCLSFLEDSGYMARAAFVADRFMRFLGLPGRAFVPMMVGFGCGVPGIMGSRVLESKRERFLTIFLVPFMSCGARLPVYALFAAAFFGAQAGTVVFALYLAGVLFAIVYGLILRRSLFVGEASNFVMELPPYHLPKFKSLMIHSWLRLRDYIIRAGKVITIAVAVLGFLNSFGFVDKLYTEINGEKTEIVKSEEGYAMVQDEKEVPLPEGVVIDESKIKTETEFTAGNGDSENSLLSAIGKAITPIFEPFGVESNNWPASVSLFTGLLAKEAVIGTMNSLYSMAGPGDVSDERTLAGGSLQTKDERIGGGESLPLAPATDTASATPSSGDTPQRPDAEGNVSVVDSAKVAVVDSATVADSAVAEADSNKVAEPAEAPAEEKPLIAGVDECPAEEEEEGGAPDILGAFKEALGTIPENLSEVFGSLTDILGTSGELEAQNAAELKKVTLDKILEAKAITCEEYASIETFSEDEGADKAREEVFAKLAAAGLTLSEDEIGALEEGDLSETADIYANLRSYFHNPDKNGNPVDGFNWQVFAFLIFILLYVPCLAAMGVVVREIGLGLGVLMAVVQTVLAWAVSILLYQIPVGGDKFWIVCSIVVLVATFAFLKLFGMSANKKGRFED, encoded by the coding sequence ATGGCTCCGAAGCTTTTTACTATTGCTATTGCCGGTAACCCGAACTGTGGTAAAACGGCTCTATTTAATGCTCTTACGGGTGCTCGCCAGAGTGTTGGTAACTGGCCGGGTGTGACTGTCGAAAAGAAAGAAGGCTTTTTTGAACTCGGTAACCAGCACATTCGCGTGGTGGACTTGCCGGGTACTTACGCTCTCTTTGCGAATGCCGAAGACGAACGCGCCGCTGTGGACTACTTGCTCACTCGCGAAGCAGACCTCATTGTCAATATTATTGACGCTTCGAATATCGAACGCAATTTGTTCTTGACGTCGCAGCTTGTCGATATGCAGATCCCGATGGTGATTGCTGCAAACATGATCGACATTGCAGAAAAACGCGGCTTGCACTTGGATTTGGATGTCCTTGCTGAACGTTTTGGCGTGCCGGTGATTCCGCTTTCGGCTGTGAACGAAAGAAGTATCACGAACTTCATCAGCGAAATGGCTCATGTTGTCGCTGGCAAGAAGATGACTCCGAAGGCTATCCATTACGGCGAGAATGTCGAAAATGCCGTGAAGTATTTGGAACCGCAGGTTGAACCGGTTGCAAAGCTTTTGGGAACGGATGCCCGCTGGGTTTCGCTCATGTACTTGGGAAACGAAAAGAGCTATGCAGATAAGTTTGCCGAAGCCAAGGTTAAGATTAACAAGGCTGAAGTGACTAAGATGCTGAACGAAGAAAGCGAATTTGCAATGGCAGATGCGCGCTACAGCTTGGCTCACGAAATTGCAGGCAAGACAATTCTTTCGAACCGTTCCAAGAGAACTTGGTCGGACAAGCTCGATTCTGTGCTTTTGAATCGCTGGGCTTCGCTCCCGATATTCCTCTTGGTGATGTACCTGGTCTTCTGGGTTGCAGTCACGATTGGTTCTGCATTCATCGATTTCTTTGATGTGCTGTTTGGTGCCATCTTTGTGGATGGCCTCGGTTACTTGCTCACGGATGTGTTCCATGCGCCGGGCTTTGTGTCCGCCATTCTCGCCGACGGTATCGGCGCCGGTATCCAGACGGTTTCGACGTTCATCCCGGTCATCTTCTTCATGTTCCTCTGCCTTTCTTTCTTGGAAGACTCGGGTTACATGGCGCGTGCGGCTTTTGTCGCTGACCGCTTTATGAGATTCCTCGGGCTTCCGGGTCGTGCATTCGTGCCGATGATGGTCGGTTTCGGTTGCGGTGTGCCGGGCATTATGGGCTCTCGCGTGCTCGAATCCAAGCGTGAACGTTTCCTCACGATTTTCCTTGTGCCGTTCATGAGCTGCGGCGCTCGCCTTCCGGTGTATGCGTTGTTTGCTGCGGCATTCTTTGGGGCTCAGGCAGGAACCGTTGTGTTTGCGCTTTACCTTGCGGGTGTTTTGTTCGCGATTGTCTACGGTTTGATTCTCCGTCGCTCTTTGTTCGTTGGCGAAGCGAGCAACTTTGTAATGGAACTTCCGCCGTATCACTTGCCGAAATTCAAATCGCTGATGATCCATTCTTGGCTACGTCTGCGCGATTACATTATCCGTGCGGGTAAGGTGATTACGATTGCCGTTGCCGTTCTTGGCTTCCTCAACAGTTTTGGCTTTGTGGACAAACTTTATACTGAAATCAATGGCGAAAAGACCGAAATCGTGAAGAGCGAAGAAGGCTACGCTATGGTGCAGGATGAAAAGGAAGTCCCGCTCCCCGAAGGTGTCGTGATTGACGAATCCAAGATTAAGACGGAAACGGAATTCACGGCTGGCAATGGGGATTCCGAAAACAGCTTGCTCTCTGCAATTGGTAAAGCGATTACTCCGATTTTTGAACCGTTCGGCGTTGAATCCAACAACTGGCCTGCTTCTGTGTCGCTGTTCACGGGTCTCCTCGCTAAGGAAGCTGTGATTGGTACGATGAACTCCTTGTATTCCATGGCGGGTCCTGGCGACGTGTCAGACGAAAGAACGCTCGCCGGTGGCTCGCTACAGACGAAAGACGAAAGAATAGGTGGTGGGGAAAGCCTTCCCCTCGCTCCTGCCACTGACACGGCATCCGCTACCCCTTCTAGCGGGGACACCCCGCAACGCCCCGACGCAGAAGGTAACGTATCTGTAGTAGATTCTGCAAAGGTGGCTGTGGTTGACTCTGCAACTGTCGCGGATAGCGCGGTTGCTGAAGCCGACTCAAATAAGGTCGCTGAGCCTGCTGAAGCCCCTGCCGAAGAAAAGCCCCTTATCGCTGGCGTGGATGAATGCCCGGCCGAAGAAGAGGAAGAAGGCGGTGCTCCGGATATTCTCGGTGCATTCAAGGAAGCCCTTGGCACGATTCCTGAAAACTTGAGCGAAGTCTTTGGTTCTCTTACGGATATTCTCGGAACTTCTGGCGAACTTGAAGCCCAGAATGCTGCAGAACTCAAGAAGGTCACGCTCGACAAGATTCTTGAAGCCAAGGCGATTACTTGTGAAGAATATGCTTCTATCGAGACCTTCAGCGAAGATGAAGGTGCCGACAAGGCTCGCGAAGAGGTGTTTGCAAAGCTCGCTGCTGCTGGCCTCACGCTGAGCGAAGATGAAATCGGCGCTCTCGAAGAAGGTGACTTGAGTGAAACTGCTGACATCTATGCCAACCTCCGTTCTTACTTCCACAACCCGGACAAGAATGGAAATCCGGTAGACGGATTTAACTGGCAGGTGTTTGCGTTCTTGATCTTTATCTTGCTCTACGTGCCTTGCCTTGCTGCAATGGGCGTGGTCGTTCGCGAAATCGGCCTTGGCCTTGGTGTGTTGATGGCTGTAGTCCAGACGGTGCTTGCCTGGGCGGTGTCGATACTCCTCTACCAGATTCCGGTGGGCGGCGACAAGTTCTGGATTGTGTGCTCGATTGTTGTGCTTGTGGCGACATTTGCCTTCCTCAAGCTCTTCGGTATGAGTGCAAACAAGAAAGGTCGATTTGAAGATTAA